Proteins from one Oscillatoria nigro-viridis PCC 7112 genomic window:
- a CDS encoding DUF3110 domain-containing protein: protein MRVFVLLFNARTENEGIHTIQLGDRNKVLMFESEDDATRFGVMLEAQDFPEPTVEAIDEEEIKEFCDSVDYDWELVPAGALAIPPEDNVTQTQWQPDSEPEPEIDSEVSQNELDSIRRRLEGLL, encoded by the coding sequence ATGCGAGTGTTCGTCTTACTCTTCAATGCCCGCACCGAGAACGAGGGAATTCATACCATTCAACTCGGCGATCGCAATAAAGTTCTAATGTTTGAGTCAGAAGACGACGCCACCCGCTTTGGCGTGATGTTGGAAGCTCAGGATTTCCCCGAGCCCACTGTTGAGGCGATCGACGAGGAGGAAATTAAGGAGTTCTGCGACAGTGTAGATTATGATTGGGAACTTGTGCCAGCAGGCGCGCTGGCGATCCCGCCAGAAGACAATGTAACACAGACTCAGTGGCAGCCGGACTCCGAGCCCGAGCCCGAGATCGATTCTGAGGTTTCCCAAAATGAACTGGATTCTATTCGCCGCCGACTCGAAGGACTTTTGTAA
- the nblB gene encoding phycobilisome degradation protein NblB, with amino-acid sequence MSITPESVEQLLNSEDFGERLRAVNQLRQLEPAIAYKLIQIAIGDKNVRVRYAAVSQISTLGTQNLPNALEVLLHSLNNDPEPDVQAAAADALGALKLTDALEDLQQVYSSTSEWLVQLSIVAALGEMGDPKAFPMLENALTSENELIQTIAISALGELGDKRALPLLLPYASNADWQIRYRVAQALGRLGGKEAEAALEILAKDEVEQVAQEAKVGQENSLKS; translated from the coding sequence ATGAGCATTACCCCTGAGTCTGTCGAACAATTGCTTAATTCCGAGGATTTTGGCGAAAGACTGCGAGCAGTCAACCAACTGCGCCAACTAGAACCCGCGATCGCCTATAAACTGATTCAAATTGCGATCGGCGACAAAAACGTCCGGGTTCGCTACGCAGCAGTCAGCCAAATATCAACCCTCGGTACGCAGAATCTGCCGAACGCTTTAGAGGTACTGCTTCACAGCCTGAACAACGACCCCGAACCCGACGTGCAAGCAGCAGCAGCCGATGCTTTGGGCGCATTGAAATTAACCGATGCTTTAGAAGATTTGCAGCAAGTTTATAGCAGTACCTCTGAATGGTTGGTGCAACTGAGCATCGTCGCCGCTTTGGGAGAAATGGGAGATCCGAAAGCCTTTCCGATGTTAGAAAATGCCCTGACTTCTGAAAACGAATTGATCCAAACTATTGCCATTAGCGCATTAGGTGAATTGGGAGATAAACGGGCGCTGCCGCTGCTGCTTCCCTACGCTTCCAATGCTGATTGGCAGATCCGTTATAGAGTAGCTCAAGCTTTGGGGCGGTTGGGCGGTAAAGAAGCAGAGGCGGCTTTGGAAATTCTCGCCAAAGATGAGGTTGAGCAAGTGGCTCAGGAGGCTAAAGTCGGACAAGAAAATAGTTTGAAATCTTGA
- the murQ gene encoding N-acetylmuramic acid 6-phosphate etherase, protein MKNLEERGHLLTEQVNANSENLDQLSSIELVDLFNREDAQTLSAIARARKQLAQAIDIAAESLRQGGRLFYVGAGTSGRLGVLDAAECPPTFCTPPELVQGIIAGGAGALVRSSEDLEDRAEDGAEAIAHRQITNLDVVVGITAGGTTPFVAGALQAARQRGAKTVFMACVPVEQVNFEADVDIRLLVGPEVVAGSTRLKAGTVTKMALNILSTGVMVKLGKVYGNRMVDVAVTNKKLRDRAVRMLQDLTDLNRDEAGFLLEKSGKSVKLALMMHWTGLEKEECDRILGEFQGNLRSAVASIRQ, encoded by the coding sequence ATGAAGAATTTGGAAGAACGGGGCCATCTGCTGACGGAACAGGTGAATGCCAACAGCGAGAATTTAGACCAACTCAGTTCGATCGAATTAGTGGACTTGTTCAACCGGGAAGATGCCCAAACCTTAAGCGCGATCGCCCGTGCCCGCAAACAGTTAGCCCAAGCGATCGACATTGCAGCCGAGTCTCTGCGTCAGGGAGGCCGCCTGTTTTACGTCGGTGCCGGTACTTCCGGGCGTTTGGGGGTGCTGGATGCGGCCGAGTGTCCCCCTACCTTCTGCACGCCGCCAGAACTCGTACAGGGCATAATTGCCGGGGGCGCGGGGGCTTTGGTGCGGAGTTCGGAGGATTTGGAGGATCGGGCTGAGGATGGGGCCGAGGCGATCGCCCACCGTCAAATTACCAACTTAGATGTGGTTGTCGGGATTACTGCTGGAGGTACGACGCCGTTTGTCGCCGGCGCTTTGCAGGCGGCGCGCCAGCGGGGGGCGAAGACTGTGTTTATGGCCTGCGTACCCGTCGAACAAGTGAATTTTGAGGCTGATGTTGATATTCGGTTGTTGGTTGGTCCGGAGGTAGTGGCGGGTTCGACGCGCTTGAAAGCCGGTACAGTCACAAAAATGGCTTTGAATATCCTTTCGACTGGCGTAATGGTGAAGCTGGGGAAGGTTTACGGCAATCGGATGGTTGACGTGGCGGTGACTAATAAGAAATTGCGCGATCGGGCTGTGCGGATGTTGCAGGATTTGACTGATTTGAACCGGGATGAGGCGGGTTTTTTGCTCGAAAAAAGCGGCAAGTCTGTTAAGTTAGCTTTGATGATGCACTGGACTGGTTTGGAAAAGGAAGAGTGCGATCGAATTTTGGGCGAGTTTCAAGGGAATTTGCGATCGGCTGTGGCATCAATTCGTCAGTAG
- a CDS encoding CBS domain-containing protein, translated as MPKTVADVMSREPILARPEMPLNEAIKILADRRISGLPVVDENDLLVGVISETDLMWRESGVTPPAYIMVLDSVIYLENPSRYERELHKALGQTVGEAMSTDPVTIGPDKSVPEAAKLMHDRSIHRLPVVDSAGKVIGILTRGDIIRSMAAES; from the coding sequence ATGCCAAAAACAGTAGCCGATGTAATGAGCCGCGAGCCGATTTTGGCGCGACCCGAAATGCCCTTGAACGAAGCGATTAAAATTTTAGCCGATCGACGCATTAGCGGTCTTCCCGTCGTAGATGAGAATGACTTGTTGGTAGGAGTCATCTCCGAAACCGACTTGATGTGGCGGGAAAGCGGCGTAACTCCGCCCGCTTATATCATGGTGCTCGATAGCGTAATTTATTTGGAAAATCCCTCTCGTTACGAGCGAGAACTCCACAAGGCTTTAGGACAAACAGTAGGAGAAGCGATGAGTACAGACCCAGTTACCATCGGGCCCGACAAATCTGTCCCAGAAGCTGCCAAACTGATGCACGATCGCAGCATCCACCGATTACCAGTGGTCGATTCTGCCGGCAAAGTAATCGGCATCCTCACTAGGGGAGATATTATTCGCTCGATGGCGGCGGAGTCTTAA
- a CDS encoding (2Fe-2S) ferredoxin domain-containing protein, whose amino-acid sequence MPESPTSEPDSQPEPRCVLVCQYQSCLKNGSAAVLAAFEAQQVAGVTVEASSCQGQCNTGPTVRVTPEEIWYCRVKPSDVPLIVEQHLKGGKPVEALFNPRIHARYYY is encoded by the coding sequence ATGCCAGAATCTCCAACCTCAGAACCAGACTCCCAACCAGAACCCCGCTGTGTATTGGTTTGCCAGTATCAATCTTGCCTGAAAAACGGTTCAGCAGCAGTGCTAGCTGCTTTTGAAGCTCAACAAGTTGCAGGGGTAACAGTTGAGGCCAGTAGCTGTCAGGGACAGTGCAACACTGGCCCGACTGTACGAGTTACCCCTGAGGAAATTTGGTATTGTCGAGTTAAACCGAGTGATGTACCCTTGATTGTGGAACAGCACCTCAAAGGGGGAAAACCTGTAGAGGCGCTGTTCAATCCGAGAATTCATGCGCGTTATTATTATTAA
- a CDS encoding CAP domain-containing protein codes for MLEQLQNSGSQSSDILTGERSASQVAPTSTNQNFIYRVLELTNLERSKLGLSPLILNTQLLNAAENHSQNMALQDFFSHTGKDGSSLASRISATGYQFSAAAENIAAGSSTPEQVVSSWMNSSGHRANILNPNLKEIGIGYYFLADDTGTENWNHYWTQVFATSLDGSVNPAPTPTPTPTPTPTPNTISITSPIPNATGDGSPTTAPKNTASGGNYFLSDSADTQIPTNAAGLPIFALSGKDNLTGGEGADSINGMQGADTINGAGGNDSLSGGKESDLIDGGVGNDFISGNNDNDRLIGGDGNNTIRGGKEDDVLIGGNGDDLLGGDRGQDILTGGGGNDTFILAGGLSASATLISADVIVDFGAGDKIGLTDGIGFANLTFEAVSLQLDGGASIASWAIKSGSNYLGIVQGVSQSQLTSSIFVNG; via the coding sequence ATGCTTGAACAACTACAAAATTCAGGTTCTCAGTCCTCGGACATTTTAACAGGAGAGCGATCGGCTTCTCAAGTCGCACCAACTTCAACCAATCAAAACTTTATTTATAGAGTTTTAGAACTTACTAACTTAGAACGCAGTAAATTAGGTTTGTCCCCGCTAATCTTAAATACTCAGTTACTAAATGCGGCGGAAAATCACAGCCAAAACATGGCACTGCAAGACTTCTTTTCCCATACCGGAAAAGATGGTTCGTCATTAGCAAGCCGGATTTCTGCAACGGGCTATCAATTCTCAGCGGCGGCAGAAAACATCGCTGCGGGTTCTTCTACACCCGAACAAGTTGTATCATCGTGGATGAACAGCAGCGGCCACCGCGCTAACATTCTTAACCCGAATCTCAAAGAAATTGGGATTGGTTACTATTTTTTAGCCGACGATACTGGCACAGAAAATTGGAATCACTATTGGACGCAAGTTTTTGCGACTTCTCTTGACGGTAGTGTCAATCCCGCACCGACACCGACTCCCACTCCCACACCGACTCCCACACCAAACACTATATCTATTACTTCGCCAATACCCAATGCTACAGGGGACGGCAGCCCGACGACAGCACCCAAAAATACAGCCAGCGGCGGCAATTATTTCCTATCAGATAGTGCCGATACTCAAATACCGACAAATGCTGCGGGATTGCCAATTTTTGCCCTTTCCGGCAAAGACAATCTCACCGGGGGAGAAGGTGCTGATAGCATTAATGGAATGCAAGGTGCGGATACAATTAACGGCGCAGGAGGCAATGACAGCTTATCGGGCGGCAAAGAATCGGATTTAATTGATGGCGGTGTTGGCAATGATTTTATCAGCGGCAACAACGATAACGATCGACTAATCGGAGGAGACGGTAACAATACTATTCGCGGCGGCAAAGAAGATGATGTCTTGATTGGCGGTAACGGCGACGATTTGTTGGGGGGCGATCGCGGTCAAGATATTCTGACGGGGGGCGGCGGAAATGATACGTTTATCTTGGCAGGAGGTTTGTCTGCTTCTGCTACTTTAATTAGTGCCGATGTAATTGTCGATTTTGGGGCTGGGGATAAAATTGGTTTGACTGACGGTATCGGCTTTGCAAACTTGACTTTTGAAGCTGTGAGTTTGCAGTTGGATGGAGGTGCAAGCATCGCTTCTTGGGCGATTAAGTCGGGCAGTAATTATTTGGGAATCGTGCAGGGTGTCAGTCAAAGTCAACTTACATCGAGCATTTTTGTGAATGGGTAA